In one Alnus glutinosa chromosome 14, dhAlnGlut1.1, whole genome shotgun sequence genomic region, the following are encoded:
- the LOC133857971 gene encoding chromatin assembly factor 1 subunit FAS2 isoform X1, with amino-acid sequence MKGGTVQINWHDTKPVLTVDFHPLSGTLATGGADYDIKLWLINSGEAQKEGPTASYQNSLSYHGSAVNILRFSPSGEQLASGADGGELLIWKLHPTDTGQTWKVFKTLSFHRKDVLDLQWSADGAFLISGSVDNSSIIWDVNKGSVHQILDSHCHYVQGVAWDPLAKYVASLSSDRTCRIYVNKPHTKTKGMEKMNYVCQHVITKAEQPTEDASKSVKNHLFHDETLPSFFRRLAWSPDGSFLLVPAGSFKISPASQPVNTAYIFSRKDLSRPALHLPGASKPVVAVRFCPIIFSLRGSNAAEFFKLPYRLIFAVVTLNSLYIYDTESVIPIAILAGLHYAAITDVSWSPDGRYLALSSQDGYCTLLEFGHDELGSPISVSEEKKAMVHEKQSPVQKPADMVIDATRSDSVAADTTKSEARKNEGKQTSPSSTITPISNKPAKRRITPMAIDP; translated from the exons atgaaGGGTGGGACGGTTCAGATCAACTGGCACGACACGAAGCCTGTCCTGACAGTCGATTTCCACCCTCTCTCCGGTACCCTCGCCACTGGCGGCGCCGATTACGACATCAAG CTCTGGTTGATAAATTCAGGCGAAGCACAGAAGGAAGGCCCAACAGCTTCCTATCAAAATAGCCTTTCTTACCATGGTTCTGCTGTCAATATCCTTCGTTTTTCTCCTTCTG GAGAGCAACTTGCATCTGGTGCTGATG GAGGTGAGTTGTTAATTTGGAAGTTACACCCTACAGACACAGGTCAAACATGGAAGGTTTTCAAGACTTTATC ATTTCACCGGAAGGATGTTCTGGACCTGCAGTGGTCTGCGGATGGTGCATTTCTCATTTCTGGATCAGTTGATAATTCTAGCATCATATGGGATGTGAACAAAG GTTCTGTCCATCAGATTTTGGATTCCCATTGTCATTATGTTCAAGGTGTTGCATGGGATCCATTGGCCAAGTATGTTGCTTCCCTTAGTTCTGATAGAACTTGCCGTATTTACGTTAATAAGCCTCATACAAAAACGAAAGGCATGGAAAAGATGAATTATGTTTGTCAGCATGTTATTACAAAGGCAGAACAGCCAACAGAAGATGCTTCCAAG TCTGTGAAAAACCATCTTTTTCATGACGAAACGTTGCCATCTTTCTTCCGGAGATTAGCCTGGTCACCTGATGGATCGTTTTTACTTGTGCCTGCAG GTTCTTTCAAGATTTCACCTGCATCTCAACCAGTAAATACAGCTTACATATTTTCTAGGAAGGATCTTTCAAG GCCTGCTCTACACCTCCCAGGTGCCAGTAAACCTGTTGTAGCGGTTCGATTTTGCCCCATCATTTTTAGCCTCCGGGGTTCAAATGCGG CTGAATTCTTTAAGCTACCTTATCGCCTCATTTTTGCGGTGGTCACTTTGAATTCTTTATACATATATGATACAGAGAGTGTTATTCCTATTGCAATCTTGGCTGGCCTCCACTATGCAGCCATAACAGACGTTTCATG GTCACCTGATGGCCGTTATTTAGCATTATCTTCCCAAGACGGTTACTGTACTTTACTAGAATTTGGACATGATGAACTGGGATCACCCATCTCTGTATCAG aagaaaagaaagccaTGGTTCATGAGAAGCAGAGCCCTGTTCAGAAGCCAGCGGACATGGTAATTGATGCAACGAGGAGTGATTCTGTTGCAGCAGATACCACAAAATCAGAAGCAAGAAAGAATGAAGGGAAACAGACTTCACCAAGCTCAACAATTACTCCCATTTCAAATAAACCGGCTAAGAGGCGCATCACTCCCATGGCAATTGATCCTTGA
- the LOC133857971 gene encoding chromatin assembly factor 1 subunit FAS2 isoform X2, translating to MKGGTVQINWHDTKPVLTVDFHPLSGTLATGGADYDIKLWLINSGEAQKEGPTASYQNSLSYHGSAVNILRFSPSGEQLASGADGGELLIWKLHPTDTGQTWKVFKTLSFHRKDVLDLQWSADGAFLISGSVDNSSIIWDVNKGSVHQILDSHCHYVQGVAWDPLAKYVASLSSDRTCRIYVNKPHTKTKGMEKMNYVCQHVITKAEQPTEDASKSVKNHLFHDETLPSFFRRLAWSPDGSFLLVPAGSFKISPASQPVNTAYIFSRKDLSRPALHLPGASKPVVAVRFCPIIFSLRGSNAAEFFKLPYRLIFAVVTLNSLYIYDTESVIPIAILAGLHYAAITDVSWSPDGRYLALSSQDGYCTLLEFGHDELGSPISVSEKKAMVHEKQSPVQKPADMVIDATRSDSVAADTTKSEARKNEGKQTSPSSTITPISNKPAKRRITPMAIDP from the exons atgaaGGGTGGGACGGTTCAGATCAACTGGCACGACACGAAGCCTGTCCTGACAGTCGATTTCCACCCTCTCTCCGGTACCCTCGCCACTGGCGGCGCCGATTACGACATCAAG CTCTGGTTGATAAATTCAGGCGAAGCACAGAAGGAAGGCCCAACAGCTTCCTATCAAAATAGCCTTTCTTACCATGGTTCTGCTGTCAATATCCTTCGTTTTTCTCCTTCTG GAGAGCAACTTGCATCTGGTGCTGATG GAGGTGAGTTGTTAATTTGGAAGTTACACCCTACAGACACAGGTCAAACATGGAAGGTTTTCAAGACTTTATC ATTTCACCGGAAGGATGTTCTGGACCTGCAGTGGTCTGCGGATGGTGCATTTCTCATTTCTGGATCAGTTGATAATTCTAGCATCATATGGGATGTGAACAAAG GTTCTGTCCATCAGATTTTGGATTCCCATTGTCATTATGTTCAAGGTGTTGCATGGGATCCATTGGCCAAGTATGTTGCTTCCCTTAGTTCTGATAGAACTTGCCGTATTTACGTTAATAAGCCTCATACAAAAACGAAAGGCATGGAAAAGATGAATTATGTTTGTCAGCATGTTATTACAAAGGCAGAACAGCCAACAGAAGATGCTTCCAAG TCTGTGAAAAACCATCTTTTTCATGACGAAACGTTGCCATCTTTCTTCCGGAGATTAGCCTGGTCACCTGATGGATCGTTTTTACTTGTGCCTGCAG GTTCTTTCAAGATTTCACCTGCATCTCAACCAGTAAATACAGCTTACATATTTTCTAGGAAGGATCTTTCAAG GCCTGCTCTACACCTCCCAGGTGCCAGTAAACCTGTTGTAGCGGTTCGATTTTGCCCCATCATTTTTAGCCTCCGGGGTTCAAATGCGG CTGAATTCTTTAAGCTACCTTATCGCCTCATTTTTGCGGTGGTCACTTTGAATTCTTTATACATATATGATACAGAGAGTGTTATTCCTATTGCAATCTTGGCTGGCCTCCACTATGCAGCCATAACAGACGTTTCATG GTCACCTGATGGCCGTTATTTAGCATTATCTTCCCAAGACGGTTACTGTACTTTACTAGAATTTGGACATGATGAACTGGGATCACCCATCTCTGTATCAG aaaagaaagccaTGGTTCATGAGAAGCAGAGCCCTGTTCAGAAGCCAGCGGACATGGTAATTGATGCAACGAGGAGTGATTCTGTTGCAGCAGATACCACAAAATCAGAAGCAAGAAAGAATGAAGGGAAACAGACTTCACCAAGCTCAACAATTACTCCCATTTCAAATAAACCGGCTAAGAGGCGCATCACTCCCATGGCAATTGATCCTTGA